The following coding sequences lie in one Candidatus Diapherotrites archaeon genomic window:
- a CDS encoding alkaline phosphatase family protein yields the protein MRKIFVVIDGLGDKRIKGLGNRTPLEYANTPNMDFFAEKGANGRIITVRKDIAPESDVAIMALLGFDPFKYHCGRGPLEAYGCGMKVREGDLCLRANFASVEGNKIIDRRAGRALSTKEATILSKELNSKIKLKERFEFRNSVEHRGALIIRKGKKRLSDEISNTDPAYERVKGLGVASSKKLNELIECRPLNKSSEAKYSAELVNDFSFQAENILGQSSVNKKRIKNRKMPANYVLLRDAGIRLPEFPWSRRKWASIAGMPLEIALTELTGMKVFSFRYPELKPKQELYENLLEKLSATANASKKTISREWNNFDGFYVHFKETDIPGHDGLSEEKIKMIELIDREFFSWMKKKVGLGKDRVIVTADHCTPCELRNHSADAVPVLIAGKGVEADSTKEFSEFNKGRLGLIKGKNLFGLIEKLKI from the coding sequence ATGAGAAAAATTTTTGTTGTAATTGACGGCTTGGGGGACAAGAGAATAAAGGGCTTGGGAAACAGGACGCCCTTGGAGTACGCCAATACCCCTAACATGGATTTTTTTGCTGAAAAGGGGGCTAACGGAAGAATTATTACAGTAAGAAAAGATATTGCCCCTGAATCAGATGTAGCAATAATGGCCTTACTTGGCTTTGACCCCTTCAAGTATCACTGCGGCAGAGGTCCATTAGAGGCTTACGGTTGCGGAATGAAGGTAAGAGAAGGAGACTTATGTCTTAGGGCGAATTTTGCTTCAGTTGAAGGAAACAAAATAATTGACAGGAGGGCTGGAAGGGCTTTAAGCACCAAAGAGGCAACCATCCTTTCAAAGGAACTGAACAGCAAAATTAAATTGAAGGAAAGATTTGAGTTCAGGAATTCAGTAGAACACAGGGGGGCATTAATCATAAGGAAAGGAAAAAAGAGATTAAGCGATGAAATCTCTAATACTGACCCCGCATATGAAAGGGTGAAGGGATTGGGCGTTGCTTCATCGAAAAAATTGAATGAATTAATTGAATGCAGGCCATTGAACAAAAGCAGCGAGGCAAAATACAGCGCTGAACTGGTGAATGATTTTTCTTTTCAGGCAGAAAATATTTTGGGCCAGAGTTCAGTGAACAAAAAGAGAATTAAAAACAGAAAAATGCCTGCAAATTACGTTTTGTTGAGGGATGCTGGAATCAGGTTGCCGGAGTTTCCTTGGAGTAGAAGGAAGTGGGCCTCAATTGCAGGAATGCCTTTAGAAATAGCCTTAACTGAATTGACTGGAATGAAGGTTTTCTCTTTCAGGTATCCTGAATTAAAGCCGAAACAGGAATTGTACGAAAACCTTTTGGAGAAGCTTTCTGCAACTGCAAATGCATCAAAGAAAACTATTTCAAGGGAATGGAATAATTTCGATGGATTTTACGTGCACTTCAAAGAAACAGACATCCCAGGCCATGACGGTTTAAGTGAAGAAAAAATTAAGATGATTGAATTGATTGACAGGGAGTTTTTTTCTTGGATGAAAAAGAAGGTTGGCTTAGGCAAAGACAGGGTTATTGTGACTGCAGACCATTGCACTCCATGCGAGCTAAGGAATCATTCCGCTGATGCTGTTCCAGTGCTCATTGCAGGGAAAGGAGTAGAAGCAGATTCAACAAAAGAATTCTCTGAATTCAATAAAGGGCGTTTGGGTTTAATT
- a CDS encoding Mov34/MPN/PAD-1 family protein has translation MIKIRLAVIESIVMASQNTFPDEFISLLGVDREGIISELVVLPAVFGSNFSSVRMDLVPFDRKVIGSIHSHPSHNNRPSQGDLHVFSRMGKVHFIICMPFNLNSLKAYNVKGLELPFEVIE, from the coding sequence ATGATTAAGATAAGGCTGGCTGTAATTGAGTCAATTGTTATGGCTTCGCAGAATACCTTTCCTGACGAGTTCATTTCATTGCTGGGGGTTGACAGGGAAGGAATAATTTCAGAGCTTGTGGTTCTGCCTGCTGTTTTCGGAAGCAACTTTTCTTCTGTGCGCATGGATTTAGTGCCTTTTGACAGGAAGGTTATAGGCTCAATTCATTCACATCCCTCGCACAATAACAGGCCTTCGCAGGGCGACCTGCACGTCTTCAGCAGGATGGGAAAAGTGCATTTTATTATCTGCATGCCGTTTAATTTAAATTCTCTGAAGGCGTACAATGTTAAAGGCTTAGAGCTTCCTTTTGAAGTAATAGAGTGA
- a CDS encoding tripartite tricarboxylate transporter permease, whose protein sequence is MLEVLFVLLGCIAGILSGLTPGIHINTISLVVLAFAAQGSEGFSFVLFIVSMAVMHSFVDFIPSIVLGAPEQDNFLSVLPGHRMLLKGKGYLAVKLCLVGGLFGAIISLALSPFVLLFVYSFNELIYSSIAFVLFFVLLLMILGGRNNKERFWALIVMILSGALGVIVLKNFVAVGNGLFALVTGFFGLPTIVYSLKQKNCIAGQRLKESKFSLSKCFKASSLGFLGGIFVSLFPAVSSSEAAFVLRKFYGRVKTTFYLVLLGAISTSSIILAFFVLYSIGKARTGAAAAVKQLIVLRESHLFFIFAAAVFSAGAGFIISDLIARKALENLHKVNYSKLNFVVISFLFLITFYFSGFLGLIVMCTAAGIGLLSISRNTKRSNSMAFLLIPTLLFYLGF, encoded by the coding sequence ATGCTTGAAGTATTATTTGTTCTTTTAGGCTGCATTGCAGGAATCCTTTCAGGGTTAACCCCGGGAATTCATATTAACACTATTTCTTTGGTTGTACTGGCTTTTGCTGCGCAGGGCAGTGAAGGCTTCAGTTTTGTTTTGTTTATTGTTTCAATGGCTGTCATGCATTCATTTGTGGATTTTATTCCCTCTATTGTTTTAGGAGCCCCAGAACAGGATAATTTCCTTTCAGTGCTTCCAGGACACAGAATGCTGTTAAAGGGAAAAGGCTATCTGGCTGTAAAGCTTTGCTTGGTTGGAGGCCTTTTCGGGGCAATCATCTCATTGGCTTTGAGCCCTTTTGTATTGCTTTTTGTTTACAGTTTTAATGAATTGATTTATTCCTCGATTGCATTCGTGCTTTTTTTTGTGCTGCTGTTAATGATTTTAGGGGGAAGAAACAATAAGGAAAGGTTTTGGGCTTTAATTGTTATGATTCTTTCAGGGGCTCTTGGAGTGATTGTGCTCAAGAATTTTGTTGCTGTTGGGAATGGCCTGTTTGCTTTGGTTACAGGCTTCTTTGGATTGCCTACAATTGTTTATTCCTTGAAGCAGAAGAATTGTATTGCAGGCCAGAGGTTAAAGGAAAGCAAATTCAGTTTGAGCAAATGCTTTAAGGCTTCTTCTCTTGGCTTTCTTGGAGGAATTTTTGTTTCATTGTTTCCTGCTGTGAGTTCAAGCGAGGCAGCCTTTGTTTTAAGGAAATTTTACGGTAGGGTGAAAACGACTTTTTATTTGGTTCTGCTGGGCGCAATAAGCACTTCGAGTATTATACTCGCATTTTTTGTCCTGTATTCTATTGGGAAGGCCAGGACTGGCGCAGCAGCTGCAGTAAAGCAGTTGATTGTGTTAAGGGAAAGCCATCTCTTTTTCATTTTTGCTGCAGCAGTTTTTTCTGCTGGGGCTGGATTTATTATTTCGGACCTTATTGCAAGGAAGGCCTTGGAGAACCTGCATAAAGTGAATTACAGCAAACTGAATTTTGTTGTCATATCATTTCTTTTTTTGATTACTTTTTATTTCAGCGGCTTTCTGGGATTAATTGTTATGTGCACTGCTGCAGGCATTGGATTGCTTTCGATTTCGAGGAATACAAAAAGGTCTAATTCAATGGCTTTCCTGCTCATTCCAACGCTATTGTTTTATTTGGGTTTTTAG
- a CDS encoding OB-fold nucleic acid binding domain-containing protein encodes MEFDDAFISRIALAVSLAGLCGLIFLSLSEEKEFKKIELSEVPLLHEGSKVEVQAFVAGFSVSERNLFVVLEDGATKLNAVKFNFSSSDLEFLEEGKMVSVKGIARDYKGEKELVVQNFFGG; translated from the coding sequence ATGGAGTTTGATGACGCTTTTATCTCAAGGATTGCATTGGCTGTATCTCTTGCTGGATTGTGCGGCCTGATTTTTTTGTCTTTGAGCGAAGAAAAAGAATTCAAGAAGATTGAATTGAGTGAAGTTCCCTTGTTGCATGAGGGCTCAAAGGTTGAGGTTCAGGCTTTTGTTGCGGGCTTTTCTGTGAGTGAAAGAAATCTTTTTGTTGTGCTTGAGGACGGCGCAACAAAATTGAATGCAGTGAAATTCAATTTCAGTTCCTCTGACTTGGAGTTTCTAGAGGAAGGAAAAATGGTTTCAGTTAAGGGAATTGCAAGGGATTATAAGGGAGAAAAAGAATTGGTTGTACAAAATTTTTTTGGCGGTTAA
- a CDS encoding DUF2101 family protein, producing MPKKELSEKSFGKTNFAVLQLQVAVVLMLLALFFQDIVGVEFVAGVELILSVYFFFVLFMARKDFLGEWKLLALFFCVIYAIIQAYWISRYFVRGAEERINIAFFLLLALFAFVIFFRVLLGRGFVFGKVLSSDGRITVVETFFDVRTFSKGGRHVIETEKNFREGKKVKLKVKNAFFGMKIDSIID from the coding sequence ATGCCTAAAAAGGAATTAAGCGAAAAAAGTTTCGGCAAGACAAATTTTGCTGTCCTCCAATTGCAGGTTGCAGTAGTATTAATGCTTTTGGCCTTGTTTTTCCAGGATATTGTTGGAGTTGAATTTGTTGCAGGGGTAGAACTGATTCTTTCAGTTTACTTCTTTTTTGTTCTGTTTATGGCAAGAAAGGATTTTTTGGGCGAATGGAAGCTGTTGGCATTATTCTTTTGCGTTATTTACGCAATAATTCAGGCTTACTGGATTTCAAGGTATTTTGTCAGAGGGGCAGAGGAAAGAATTAACATTGCCTTTTTTCTTTTATTGGCTTTGTTTGCTTTCGTTATTTTCTTCAGGGTTCTTTTAGGCAGAGGCTTTGTTTTTGGCAAAGTACTTTCAAGCGATGGAAGAATTACTGTTGTAGAAACTTTTTTTGATGTGAGAACCTTCTCCAAAGGCGGAAGGCATGTCATTGAAACAGAAAAGAATTTCAGGGAAGGAAAGAAAGTAAAATTAAAGGTCAAGAATGCTTTCTTCGGCATGAAAATTGACTCAATAATCGATTGA
- the tnpA gene encoding IS200/IS605 family transposase, whose protein sequence is MNRDVLNSYPYAKAQCVYHLQWCTKYRYNMLRKDKYKKMYEEILREIAKRHEMLILSLAVNPEHTHVVVSTRPCISQSKALQLFKGGSSYELFRRQPLFRKRYPKGHFWSPGKFARTVGNVDLETTIDYVEKQANQTMLSNFL, encoded by the coding sequence ATGAATCGCGATGTTTTGAATAGCTATCCGTACGCAAAAGCGCAGTGCGTTTACCACTTGCAGTGGTGCACTAAATACAGATACAATATGTTAAGGAAAGACAAGTATAAAAAAATGTATGAAGAAATCTTGAGAGAAATAGCCAAAAGGCATGAAATGCTGATTTTGAGTTTGGCTGTAAACCCTGAGCACACTCATGTTGTTGTAAGCACTAGGCCTTGCATTTCTCAGTCAAAAGCATTACAGTTATTTAAAGGCGGTTCAAGTTATGAGTTGTTCAGAAGGCAACCACTGTTTCGGAAAAGATATCCTAAAGGGCATTTTTGGAGTCCAGGAAAGTTTGCGAGAACAGTTGGAAATGTTGACTTGGAAACAACGATAGATTACGTTGAAAAGCAAGCAAATCAAACAATGCTTTCAAACTTCCTCTAA
- a CDS encoding dTDP-4-dehydrorhamnose 3,5-epimerase family protein: MIEGVQVKQLKVIADERGYLMELLRSDDLLFEEFGQAYIIVAYPGIVKAWHYHKKQDDFFVCIKGMAKIVLYDNRKESKTYKEINEFFAGEKNNVLIKIPKKVVHGFKAIGNKEAMIINFPNKLYNYKKPDEFRLPYNSKKIPYDWETKFG, translated from the coding sequence ATGATTGAAGGCGTTCAAGTAAAGCAGTTGAAGGTCATTGCAGATGAAAGAGGCTACCTAATGGAATTGCTTCGCTCTGATGATCTCCTGTTTGAGGAATTCGGCCAGGCATATATAATAGTCGCCTATCCCGGCATAGTGAAGGCATGGCATTACCACAAAAAACAAGACGACTTTTTTGTTTGCATTAAGGGAATGGCAAAAATTGTCTTGTACGACAACAGAAAGGAATCAAAAACTTACAAGGAAATCAATGAATTTTTTGCAGGAGAAAAAAATAATGTCCTGATTAAAATACCTAAAAAGGTTGTCCACGGCTTTAAGGCAATAGGAAACAAGGAAGCAATGATTATTAATTTTCCGAACAAGCTTTATAACTACAAGAAGCCTGATGAATTCAGGCTTCCTTATAACTCCAAAAAAATCCCTTATGACTGGGAAACAAAATTTGGGTAG
- a CDS encoding NAD(P)-dependent oxidoreductase, producing the protein MRTISEIGKTLLIGKGFLGTKLLKVFSDKNVSIASAGIEWGCNAVCDITKRAPTINLIKKLKPENLILTASTSNVDFCETHPKEAYKVNVKGVKNAAEACDKIKCKLVFLSTDYVFDGNKGNYKENSPINPVNYYGKTKVQAEKIARSLPDHLIIRTSTLYGFNSIDDKNTFARFVVQKLSEGSNIYITSQITSPTFIDGLSLSIYSLLEKNCNGTYHCVGSEAISRLDFARRISKVFGLDSSKIIFSERIPGEIAKRPQNSSLNISKLKKQKIRMAGTNEGLKNLKKEVSGAWNK; encoded by the coding sequence GTGAGAACCATTAGCGAAATAGGAAAAACCTTATTGATTGGAAAAGGCTTCCTTGGAACAAAATTACTCAAAGTCTTTTCAGATAAAAATGTTTCAATAGCTTCTGCTGGAATTGAATGGGGCTGCAATGCAGTCTGCGATATAACAAAGAGAGCCCCAACAATTAATTTAATAAAAAAATTAAAGCCGGAAAACTTGATACTCACAGCCTCAACTTCAAATGTTGATTTCTGCGAAACACACCCGAAAGAAGCCTATAAGGTTAATGTAAAAGGCGTAAAGAATGCTGCTGAAGCCTGTGATAAAATAAAATGCAAGCTTGTCTTCCTTTCCACTGATTACGTTTTTGACGGAAATAAAGGCAATTACAAGGAAAATTCTCCAATAAATCCAGTAAACTATTATGGAAAAACAAAGGTTCAAGCAGAAAAAATTGCCAGGTCTTTGCCGGACCATTTAATAATTAGGACTTCAACGCTTTACGGCTTTAATTCCATTGATGACAAGAACACTTTTGCGAGGTTTGTGGTGCAAAAGCTATCAGAAGGTTCTAATATTTACATTACAAGCCAGATTACCTCTCCAACCTTTATTGACGGCCTTTCGCTTTCAATTTATTCTTTGCTAGAAAAGAATTGTAATGGAACATATCATTGCGTAGGTTCTGAAGCGATTTCAAGGCTTGATTTTGCCCGAAGAATCTCAAAAGTTTTTGGTTTAGACAGCTCCAAAATCATATTTTCAGAAAGAATTCCTGGAGAAATTGCAAAAAGGCCTCAGAATTCTTCTCTTAATATATCCAAACTAAAAAAGCAAAAAATCCGCATGGCAGGAACCAATGAAGGGTTAAAAAACCTAAAAAAAGAAGTTTCAGGTGCATGGAACAAATAA
- a CDS encoding 6-pyruvoyl-tetrahydropterin synthase-related protein: protein MYKRNNIKFQLLFVFLATFFLSILIFKLIDLAHIIFLFPKEDYSVHLAKLFFFSKYGFHELVPNWYDGFILFQHYPPGFYFYSILFYKLLGNLQLAFYFSIISIYVLGLISVYWMGKILKLSKVNTALFAGIFFANPIAVESFFYFGRITELFAWVLFIILICFLYYYKNRKLDKTFLFLVPLCSLIILTHPAILSFSLFLLFGFILYKQNFFERIYAVLLIAFSFLLTSFWWHPFIFSKATFWDRIYEIIWEAMAFYSEKLILRENLFFFILPLFFLIILFFYLKKFPKENSFFLPVIVLSILCITKLIAFIPILNNPYPLSYHIFFIFMILLIIFKIDTKLMARSIVTLILILLLVYSILIMPYSTKIPTFEKNDPQLLLLKKVDAPFVFVGYYIDEFSIYGPAAVLYDLKTPFGWFPQEESEKARNYRYKLFDSIDKNDCPPINEAMDKVGAVEIITVDNKCSILKYCGLHKIEKINNACLYKVINLGNN from the coding sequence ATGTACAAAAGAAACAACATTAAATTTCAGTTGTTGTTTGTATTTCTTGCAACTTTTTTTTTATCAATACTTATTTTTAAATTAATAGATTTAGCGCACATTATATTTTTATTTCCAAAAGAAGATTATTCAGTTCATTTGGCCAAACTTTTTTTCTTTTCGAAATACGGCTTTCATGAGTTAGTTCCAAATTGGTATGACGGATTTATCCTATTTCAACATTATCCCCCAGGATTCTATTTTTATTCAATACTTTTCTATAAATTGTTGGGAAACCTTCAACTTGCTTTTTATTTTTCTATTATTTCAATTTATGTTTTAGGTTTAATTTCCGTTTATTGGATGGGTAAAATTTTAAAACTTTCTAAAGTTAATACTGCCCTTTTTGCAGGGATATTTTTTGCTAACCCTATTGCAGTTGAAAGCTTTTTTTATTTTGGTAGAATAACAGAACTTTTTGCATGGGTTTTATTCATAATTCTTATTTGCTTTCTTTACTATTATAAAAACAGAAAATTGGATAAGACGTTTTTATTTTTAGTTCCACTATGTTCACTTATTATTTTGACCCACCCTGCCATACTGAGCTTTTCTCTGTTTTTATTGTTTGGATTCATTTTATACAAACAAAACTTTTTTGAACGAATTTATGCAGTGTTGTTAATTGCTTTCAGTTTTCTGTTAACTTCTTTTTGGTGGCATCCTTTTATTTTTAGTAAAGCTACTTTTTGGGATAGAATTTACGAGATTATATGGGAAGCAATGGCTTTTTATTCTGAAAAACTTATATTAAGAGAAAACTTATTCTTTTTTATTCTCCCCCTGTTTTTCCTTATAATACTGTTTTTTTATCTAAAAAAATTTCCAAAGGAAAATAGTTTCTTTTTGCCAGTTATTGTATTGTCAATTTTGTGCATCACTAAGTTAATTGCATTTATTCCAATTTTAAATAATCCTTATCCTTTATCTTACCATATTTTTTTTATTTTTATGATTTTACTAATAATTTTTAAAATAGATACCAAATTAATGGCAAGGTCAATTGTTACACTGATATTAATTTTGTTGTTGGTTTATTCTATTTTGATTATGCCATATTCTACTAAAATCCCAACATTTGAAAAAAATGACCCGCAACTTCTTCTACTCAAAAAAGTTGATGCCCCATTTGTTTTTGTTGGGTATTATATTGATGAATTTTCAATTTATGGTCCAGCTGCTGTCTTGTATGACCTAAAAACACCTTTTGGATGGTTCCCTCAAGAAGAATCTGAGAAAGCGAGAAATTACAGATATAAATTGTTTGACTCAATTGATAAAAATGATTGCCCCCCAATAAATGAAGCAATGGATAAAGTTGGGGCAGTTGAGATAATTACGGTTGATAACAAGTGTTCAATTTTAAAATATTGTGGCTTACATAAAATAGAAAAAATTAATAATGCCTGCTTATATAAGGTAATTAATCTGGGGAATAATTAA
- a CDS encoding lysylphosphatidylglycerol synthase transmembrane domain-containing protein, with translation MFFLRKGFFVLIGLALFIYILLKLNIFTSISYIFKMNLFFFLLYLVLNAFIVIIKGLKWKILILPLGKNKSIFFCVKYFLVGFFWSVITPGRIGEFVRAFYLNKDLKNLGKSFSTVFIDRVLDVLVLLFLGALAILLFSFYFNLVLIFIPILLGALFVALVIIIFFFKKKLVKKILKPFFGFFIPESYKKKISLNFDSFYNSLNISIKKPKYLVSAFIFTFLIWFLSMIAGYLIALSLNIQTSFLFIALIIPIINLVDIIPISISGIGTRDAALIFLFGFVALSKEQAVSFSLIYLFSGYFLIALAGSLLFIRESIKPKFNLEDN, from the coding sequence ATGTTTTTTCTCAGAAAAGGATTTTTCGTTTTAATTGGGTTGGCACTCTTTATTTACATTCTGTTAAAATTAAATATATTTACATCAATCTCTTATATTTTTAAAATGAATTTATTCTTTTTTTTACTTTATTTAGTGTTAAATGCTTTTATTGTAATTATTAAGGGATTGAAGTGGAAAATTTTAATTTTGCCTCTTGGAAAAAACAAGTCTATATTTTTTTGTGTTAAATATTTTCTTGTTGGTTTTTTTTGGAGTGTTATTACCCCCGGCAGGATTGGCGAGTTTGTAAGGGCTTTTTATTTGAATAAAGATTTGAAAAATCTGGGAAAATCTTTTTCAACGGTTTTTATTGACAGAGTACTTGATGTACTTGTTTTATTATTTTTAGGGGCACTGGCAATATTGCTTTTTTCTTTTTATTTTAATTTAGTGCTAATTTTCATTCCTATTTTGTTGGGAGCCTTATTTGTTGCATTGGTTATCATTATTTTTTTCTTTAAAAAAAAGTTAGTAAAAAAAATATTGAAACCTTTTTTTGGCTTTTTTATTCCAGAAAGTTATAAGAAAAAAATTAGTTTGAATTTCGATTCATTTTATAATAGTTTAAATATTTCCATTAAGAAGCCAAAATATTTAGTTTCTGCTTTCATTTTTACTTTTCTAATTTGGTTTCTCTCAATGATTGCAGGTTATTTGATTGCCTTGTCTTTGAACATTCAAACAAGCTTTCTTTTTATTGCGTTAATAATTCCGATAATTAATTTAGTTGACATAATCCCCATTTCTATTTCAGGTATTGGAACGAGAGATGCCGCCTTAATCTTTCTATTTGGCTTTGTTGCATTAAGCAAAGAACAAGCTGTTTCTTTTTCTTTGATTTATCTTTTTTCAGGTTACTTTCTGATAGCCTTGGCTGGAAGTCTATTGTTTATTAGAGAATCAATAAAACCAAAGTTTAATCTTGAAGATAATTAA
- a CDS encoding polyprenol monophosphomannose synthase — translation MKVSVIIPTYNEGLNIKILIPKIFEELNKLGVKGELIIVDDNSSDNTKITAKEMQKRFKELKMIYREKKLGIGSAYRRGVKEASGDIIVLMDGDLSHDPKYLEKIIPEFNNGGVDLVVGSRYVKGGKIVGWGWQRHLTSSVANRLSRLFLGIPIRDLTSGYRGFKKELIRKINFDKIQSNGYSFILETNFLACESKAKIKEIPIIFWQRSQGKSKLGRKEFLKYLITILRLFFSRI, via the coding sequence TTGAAAGTATCTGTGATAATTCCAACTTATAATGAAGGCTTAAATATAAAAATATTGATCCCAAAAATATTTGAAGAATTAAATAAATTGGGAGTTAAGGGGGAATTAATAATTGTTGATGATAATTCAAGCGATAACACTAAAATAACAGCAAAAGAAATGCAAAAGAGATTTAAGGAATTAAAAATGATTTACAGAGAAAAAAAGCTTGGGATTGGTTCAGCATACAGAAGGGGTGTCAAAGAGGCTTCGGGGGATATCATTGTTTTAATGGATGGTGATTTATCGCATGACCCGAAATACTTAGAAAAAATTATCCCTGAATTTAATAATGGTGGTGTAGATTTAGTGGTTGGGTCAAGGTATGTTAAAGGAGGGAAAATTGTTGGGTGGGGCTGGCAAAGACATCTCACTAGCAGTGTTGCTAATAGGCTGTCAAGGTTATTTTTAGGTATTCCAATAAGGGATCTTACCTCAGGCTACAGGGGATTCAAAAAAGAATTAATAAGAAAAATAAATTTTGATAAAATTCAATCAAATGGTTATTCTTTCATTTTAGAAACAAATTTTTTGGCCTGTGAAAGTAAGGCAAAAATAAAAGAAATACCTATTATTTTTTGGCAACGTTCTCAAGGAAAATCAAAACTTGGAAGAAAAGAATTTTTAAAATACTTGATTACAATCTTACGTTTATTTTTTTCGAGAATCTGA
- a CDS encoding A24 family peptidase C-terminal domain-containing protein — protein sequence MFSFSYFFIALIALIIASYTDLKERIVSNKLSYGMIVLGLGLHALQAFYFFDAIILLVSAIITAVTFACAYGLWKLGVWAGGDVKLFTGIAALMPLNFPAFSELLGIKFSLFSSVSLPIFPLTLFIFSIFSMVPYGAFLALNGIKKNNEIKKKIKEDFKVKLFQSFQGAALIVGLNAVISLYLKDLLLQAVLIFILLIVSGLINRRVRLILSVVIFFYALGSNLVPSILNFVYLFALFIGVYALFKLFAISRSEVLKKKVKVSELEEGMVPDKSIYVVDGKIVEQEPLNFKKIINYVKARNLPALLGPLKPQGKEIVSAHRAGGLTIEEISELKKLAKEKKLGEEITVKITAPMVPAVLIAFILLGFVGDLLWGLLFFG from the coding sequence TTGTTTTCTTTTTCTTATTTTTTTATTGCATTAATTGCATTAATTATTGCTTCTTATACTGACCTTAAAGAAAGGATTGTAAGCAATAAACTCTCTTATGGAATGATTGTTTTAGGTTTAGGATTGCATGCATTGCAGGCTTTTTATTTTTTTGATGCAATAATCTTGTTGGTTTCAGCAATTATTACTGCTGTTACTTTTGCTTGTGCTTATGGTTTATGGAAGCTTGGGGTTTGGGCTGGAGGCGACGTAAAGCTTTTCACAGGAATAGCGGCTTTAATGCCCTTGAATTTCCCTGCTTTCAGCGAACTTCTAGGCATAAAATTCTCTTTGTTTTCTTCAGTAAGCCTTCCAATTTTTCCTTTAACCCTTTTCATTTTCAGCATTTTTTCAATGGTTCCTTATGGAGCCTTTCTTGCACTAAATGGAATCAAGAAAAACAATGAAATCAAAAAAAAAATAAAGGAAGACTTTAAGGTTAAATTATTCCAGTCTTTCCAGGGGGCTGCATTAATTGTTGGATTGAATGCAGTCATTTCACTTTATCTGAAAGACTTGTTATTGCAGGCAGTTTTAATTTTTATTTTGTTGATTGTAAGCGGATTAATAAATAGGAGAGTCCGCTTGATTTTGTCTGTTGTCATATTCTTTTATGCTTTAGGAAGCAATTTGGTTCCATCTATTCTTAACTTCGTTTACTTATTTGCTTTATTCATTGGAGTCTATGCCTTATTCAAATTGTTTGCAATAAGCAGGAGCGAGGTACTAAAAAAGAAGGTTAAGGTTTCAGAGCTTGAAGAAGGAATGGTTCCAGACAAGTCAATTTATGTTGTTGACGGAAAAATAGTTGAGCAAGAACCCTTAAATTTCAAAAAGATTATTAATTATGTTAAAGCAAGAAACCTTCCAGCTCTTTTAGGTCCATTAAAGCCCCAAGGAAAAGAGATTGTTAGCGCACACAGAGCCGGGGGGCTTACAATAGAAGAAATAAGCGAATTAAAAAAATTAGCCAAAGAAAAAAAGTTGGGTGAAGAGATTACAGTAAAGATTACTGCCCCAATGGTTCCAGCAGTACTGATAGCATTCATTTTATTGGGTTTTGTTGGAGATTTATTATGGGGGTTGTTATTTTTTGGTTAG
- a CDS encoding class III signal peptide-containing protein, whose amino-acid sequence MNSKAQAALEYLLLLGAAVLLAAIVVVVLGGLADPTKNAATNKLNQFLNQI is encoded by the coding sequence ATGAATTCAAAGGCTCAGGCAGCACTTGAGTATTTGCTATTGTTAGGGGCTGCAGTACTGTTGGCAGCAATTGTGGTAGTGGTATTAGGCGGTCTTGCTGACCCCACAAAAAACGCAGCTACAAACAAACTGAATCAATTCCTCAATCAAATCTGA
- a CDS encoding class III signal peptide-containing protein: protein MESKAQGALEYLLLIGGAVLIAAIVIVILTGAVNPGAANNASGVYHTRWNALYNTL from the coding sequence ATGGAATCAAAAGCACAAGGAGCACTAGAATACCTACTACTAATAGGAGGAGCAGTACTCATAGCAGCAATAGTAATAGTAATACTCACCGGCGCAGTAAATCCAGGGGCAGCCAATAATGCATCAGGGGTATACCACACAAGATGGAACGCGCTATATAATACATTATAA